The sequence ATGGCGTACTAATTGATGAGAAGTAACTCTAGAAATCCCCTCAATAGCAAAAGTAAAATTAATATGTTCTAAAGTTGAAAAATGCCCATTGCTTAGGATAATACCCAGTAACCTATCAACATCTTCTTGAGACATATTCTCTAGTAATTGATCTGCTCCAGCTGAAGAATAACATAATCTAGCCGAAGCAGCAACAGTTTTATCCGGGTTTGGAGTATAATTAATCAACTTAACCTTTGCAACCATTAAAATCTCTCCTTTATATCATTTCCTTGATCTTAGTAAATAATTCTATCAATCTATCTTCTTTTCCTGCTAAATATAGATATCCAATTAATGCCTCAAAAGCTGTACTATATTGATAGTCTACAGGATCAGCATTTTGAGGAACTCCTGTTTTGATATTTCTACCCCTTCTTACGATGGATAACTCTTCATCGCTTAAATCCCCCTTTAAATGCTTTAACAAATTAGATTGGGAAGTCGCATTAACATACTTAATAGCCTCTTTATGTAGATCATTTGGCTTAACAATCTTTCTTTCTAATAGTAAATTTCTAATAAAAAGTTCAAATACACTATCACCTATATAAGCCATAGTAGCTGGTGATAACAAATTAGGTCTTTTAGGGAAGTTAATCAACTTATCAAGCATTTATTCTCCTCCTATAACTAAATTATTAAGATAAACATGAACAACACCAATAAATCTCTATTTATAACTCCACTCTACCCCCTGGGGAGAATCTTTTACTTCAATACCTAATTCATCTAACTTGTCTCTAATTTCATCAGCTAGTTCATACTCTTTTTTAGATCTTACTTTATTTCTAAACTCTAACAATAATTCAATTAAAGGTTCTACTAATTCATTATCTTTTTCTTGCTGCTCAACTAAGATTCCCAAAATATCCTTACCAAATAATTCAAGTAATTTTCTCCCCTCTTCTAATACTACTTTAACTTCCTGAGTTAATTCAAAATTATCACTATTTATAAAGCGATTCAACTCTTTTGCTAACTCATGCAAAGAACCTATAGCTAAAGCAGTATTAAAATCATCATCCATAGCTTCTATTAATTTAGTTTCTTTCTCCTTAATAATTTTCAATAACTGATCTCCTCTTAACTCACCATCTACTATATATTTGTCAGCTAGAGAATTAAGTTTTTGATATATATTTTGTAATTTCATTAAACTTTTAGCAGCATCATCTAATTCTTTATCACTAAAATTAATTGGACTACGATAATGTTTTGAAATTAAGAAAAACCTTACTACTTCAGGTTGATACTTATCTAAGATTTCTCTAGTAGTAAAAAAGTTACCTAATGATTTGGACATTTTCTCACCATCAATATTAATATACCCATTATGCATCCAGTAGTTAACAACTTGATGGCTACAACAAGCTTCACTTTGAGCAATTTCATTTTCATGATGTGGAAAAGTTAAATCCACACCACCAGTATGAATATCAAATTTCGTTCCTAAATATCTAGTTGACATAACTGAACACTCTATATGCCAGCCTGGCCTTCCTAACCCCCAAGGGCTATCCCAACTTGGTTCACCTTCTTTACTCTCTTTCCACAAAACAAAGTCTAATGGGTTTTCTTTTTTGTCATTAACTTCAACCCTTGCTCCAGCAATTAAGTCTTCTAACTTTCGATTAGATAGTTTCCCATATTCTGTAAACTTATCTACTCTAAAATAAACATCTCCATCACTTTCATAAGCAAAACCACCATCTACTAATTCTTTAATCATATTTATCATATCAGAAATATGATCTGTAGCCTTAGGATAAATATCTGCTTTCTTAATATTTAGATTTTCTATATCATCAAAGAAGGCTTTAATAAACCTGTCTGCCAACTTCTCAATACTAATACCTTCCTCATTCGCTCTACTAATCATCTTATCATCAATATCTGTAAAATTCATAACATGAAGAACTTCATAACCTTTATACTCTAAATATCTTTTAATAATATCAGGAAGCAAAAATGCTCTAGCATTACCTATATGAAAATAATCATAAACTGTAGGACCACAGGAATATATCTTTACTTTTCCATCTTCTATTGGAAGAAAAGTTTCTTTTTCTCTAGATAGAGAATTATATATTTTCAATGCCATTCTATCACATCCTTTTAACAAGTATTATTTTTCTCCTCTAATTTTCTTATTCTCTTACTCATACAGTTTAACATCTCCTGCACTGGATCTGGTAAATTACCATGTTCCAAATCAATGCATTTACCTTTTATCCTCTTACCATCTTTAACCACAATTCTTCCAGGAATACCAACAACAGTGCAATTATCAGGTACAGGCTTTAAAACTACAGCACCTGCCCCTACCCTTACATTATTCCCTATTTTTATAGAGCCTAGTATCTTAGCACCTGCACTAACCATAACATTATTCCCTAAAGTAGGATGCCTTTTACCATCTTCTTTTCCTGTCCCCCCTAAAGTGACACCTTGGTAAATTGTTACATTGTCCCCAATCTCAGTTGTTTCTCCAATCACAACTCCCATGCCATGATCAATAAAAAAACCAGATCCTATTTTAGCCCCTGGATGAATCTCAATTCCAGTTAGAAATCTTGCTAATTGTGAAATAATTCTAGGTAATAATCTTAATCCTAAATTATATAAAGGATGAGCTAAGCGATAAAACAATATTGCATGAAAACCTGAATAAGTCAATAAAACCTCTAATAAACTTGTAGCTGCTGGATCTCGTTCAAATACCACTTTAATATCATTATTAATTTTACCCAACATAATTTCACCTCCAATATAAAAAAGCCAATCATCTCTTATTGCAGAGACGATAGGCCGCGGTTCCACTCTGTTTAGTTACCAATCAGATAACTCACTTATTAGTCAAATAACGCCGACTAAACGAAATAACTTAATTAATTTCAGTTATTCAGCTCAAGGGGGCATCCAATTAAACTTTCTTAAAGGTATTTCCAGCCTATGATACCTTCTCTCTATAAGAAATGATCTAATTTACTAATCCCTATCATAGCTATTAACATTTTTATTTATCGTAAAGCTAAAGCCTGATCTAAACGATTAATACATTCTTCTTTTCCTAATAATGCAATTACATTATATAATTCAGGTCCTGAACCCTTACCTGTTAAAGCAAATCTTGTCGGATGATAAAAGACTCTCCCCCCCACTGGTAAGTCTTTAAGGGTTTGCTTTAACATTTTTTTAATCAATTCTGGATCTAATGAATCTAAAGATTTAATCCGATCTTTTAGAGTTTCAAAAACTAAGTCTACTTTTTCCTGTTTGAAATCTTCTATAGCCTTCTCTTTATCAGTATATGTTAAATCTCCAAAAAAGATATCTAGATGATCGGCAATTTCTGAAACATGATCTAAAGATCCTCTAACAGTATCTACTAAGAATCCTATCCATTCATCAGATTTATCTGATAAATCATATCCTGCTTCTTTAATATAAGGCTTTGCCAAATCTACTATTTTCTCTAACTCAGCAGATCTGATATACATTCCATTCATCCAATTTAGTTTTTCTACATCAAATACAGCAGCACTTTTATTAACTCTATCTATAGAAAATTGTTCAATAATTTCTTTTTTAGCTAATATCTCTTCATCTCCATCTGGAGACCATCCTAATAATGATAGGAAGTTAATTAATGCTTCTGGCAAATATCCTTTTTTCCGATATTCGCTTACATAAACATAAGCTTCTCCACTTCGTTTGCTTAATTTAGACTTGTCAGTTCCTAAAATCATAGATAAATGAGCAAACCTTGGTGATTCCCACCCTAATGCATCGTACAATAATTGTTGTTTTGGAGTATTAGATAAATGGTCCTCTCCACGAATAACATGGCTAATTTCCATTAAATGATCATCAACAACTACCGCAAAGTTATATGTAGGTATACCATCAGATTTTACTATTACAAAATCATCAATAACATCGCTGCTAAAAGATACTCTTCCACGGATCAAATCATCAACTATAATATCTTTTGTTTCTTCAGAAACTTTAAACCTAACTACAGGATTTCTGCCTTCTGCTTCTAATTCATCTCTTTCCTCTTGAGTTAAACAGCGACACTTCCCAGTATATCGTGGTGGTTCACCATTTTTTCGTTGTTCTTCTCTCATTTCATCCAACTCTTCTGGAGTACAATAACAATGATAAGCTAAATCATCATCTAATAAATTTTGTACATATTCATCATAAGTATCAAGTCTTTCCATCTGCCTATAAGGGCCGTAATTTCCTCCAACCCCAACACCTTCATCCCAATCTAAACCTAACCATTCCATTTCTTTATGAATTACTTCTTCAAACTCACTAGTAGATCTCTCTCTATCTGTATCCTCAATTCTTAAAATAAAAGTTCCATTATTTTTTTTAGCAAATAAATAATTAAATAAAGCTGTTCTTATATTTCCAATATGTATTTGTCCAGTAGGACTTGGTGCAAATCTTACTCTAACATCACTCATAACTTTCTCCTTTCTATGACTTATAATTATTTTTATTATAAAACATCTTATAATCCTTTGCAAGTACCGAGATAAAGATCAAAATAAAGGGCAACCAGTTTTCCTGACTGCCCTTATCTATTATTATATTACACTCATACCAACAGATAACTGTTCAGGGCCATCAACTAAAGCATGTCCAAACTTTCCAAAAACAGCTACTGCTAATCTACCTTCACCTCTTACAATAGCAACTTTAAACCCTCCACCTAAACCAGGATTCACTAAATTAAGTTGTGTATAAGCATCTTTGACTGCATTTGATACAGCCATCTTTTCTCTCAAATTCTCTCTAACTACTCCTCTAGCAATTGCTGCTACTGTTGTACTCTCTCTTAATTTAATTGGTAAATTCTCAGCATTAGCACCAGTTTGAGTAATAGCTACTCTATACCCATAACCTTTAATCTTATCTAACCAATAATTTTCATACTCTCTACTTCTAGTCATAGACAAATAAATCGCTGAGCTTTCCGGAGATAACTTAGCTGTTCTTTCTTCTTTTACATAACCAGAAACAATATCAGAAGAAGTGATAATACCTACTAATTTATCATCTTCATTTAATACAGGAACACCACTAATTTGATTATCAGATAATACTTGTGCAGCTTCCTGAATACTTTTATTTTCATAAATTGTTATTACATCTTCTTTCATTACAGTTTTTATAAGTACATCCAAATTATGCTGTTGTACTAAATCACCATCAGTAACAATCCCGGCCACTTTTTGCCCTTGAACAACTACTAATGTCCCAATGCTATTCACACTCATTAGTCTTTCTGCTTCTTCAATAGTTGCATCTGGAGATACTGTAATAGTATTCTGACTCATTAATTCTTTAACTAACATGTTTTATAACCCCTTTCTTTCTACTACACTTACTATAGCTTGAGCTGCTATTCCTTCTTTTTTACCTATAAACCCTAATCCTTCTGTTGTTGTAGCTTTTAAATTAATTTTATTAATATCCACTCGTAAAACTTCTGCTATATTTCTTTGCATCCTTTCAATATAAGGAGCTAATTTCGGCTTTTGAGCAATTATTGTTGTATCTAAATTATTTAAGATATAACCTTTATCCTCGATTAAATTAGCTACTTCTTTTAATAATTTCAAACTGGAAATTCCTTTATATTGAGGATCAGTATCTGGAAAATGGCGACCAATATCCCCTTCTCCAATTGCTCCTAATAAAGCATCTTTAATAGCATGCAATAGAACATCTGCATCTGAATGCCCTAATAAACCTAAAGAGTAATCAATCGTCACTCCGCCGAGTATCAAATCACCATCTTCTACTAATTTATGAACATCAAACCCAATACCTACTCTCATATTTACCTCCTAGATAAAATTCTTTCTGCAAATTGTAAGTCTTCTGGAGTAGTTATTTTTAAGTTCTCATAAGACCCTTTTATAACCTTAACCCTCTGTCCCAACCTTTCAACTAAACTAGAACTATCCGTTCCTATAAAATTTTCTTTAAACGCTTTTTGATATGCATCTAATATCATAGTTTTTGAAAAACATTGTGGTGTTTGAATAGCAATAAGATTATCCCTTTTAGGTGTATCCATAATATATTTATCTTGATTTACAATCTTTATTGTATCCTTAACAGCAACTCCAACTGCTACCGCTTGATAATTTACAACCTCTGTAATTATATTCTCTATTATTTGATTTGTCAATAAAGGTCTTGCACCATCATGAATTAATATAAAATTACTATCAGCAGAAACTTCTTTTATACCATTATAAACAGACTTTTGCCTTGTTTCTCCACCAATAATTAACTTCTTAACTTTATCAAAATCATATTTATCAACTATTTCCTTTTGACAATAACTAATCTCTTGATTCTTAGCAACAATTATTATTTCATTAATATAACTACAATTTTGAAATTTACTAATAGTATGAGCTAAAATAGGCTCACCATTCAATAATAAAAACTGCTTATTCTTATCAGCACCCATCCTTCTACCTTGTCCAGCTGCTGGGATAACTACACTTAACTTCATAAATAACTCCTCCATAATCAAAGAGCCTTTCTAGCTAATAACTTTGGTTTAGCAAAGATCATTCTACCAGCAGATGTCTGTAAAATACTTGTAACTAAGACATCTATCTTGTCACCTATATAATCTCTACCTTCTTCTACCACAATCATTGTTCCATCATCTAGATAACCAATACCTTGTCCAGGCTCTTTTCCATCTTTAATTACTTTAACCTTCATTTCTTCACCTGGTAATACTACTGGCTTAACTGCATTAGCTAACTGATTGATATTTAAAACAGATACCCCTTGCAATTCAGCCACTTTATTTAGATTATAATCATTTGTAACTACTTTACCATTTAATATTTTAGCAAGTTTTACCAATTTGCTGTCAACTTCATCAATATCATGAAAATCTTGATCATAAATTTCCACAGGAATATCTAGTTCTTTTTGTATCTTTTTCAAAATATCTAAACCTCTACGCCCTCGATTCCTCTTTAATAAATCAGGGGAATCAGCTATATGCTGTAATTCTTCTAATACAAATTTTGGAATTACTAATACTCCTTCAACAAAAGAGCTTTGACAAATATCAGATATTCTCCCATCAATAATTGCACTTGTGTCTAAAATTTTATAAGTTGCTTCTAAACCTTGTAAGGGACTAACTTCTAGTGATTTATCTTCCTTATGAACTTGTATTAAATTATTGAATAATTCCTCACTTTTATTAATAGCTACACTTGCACCTAAATAACCTAAAATAAGATTAATTAAGATTTGAATTACTAAACCAAATTTAGGAATAGATTGTATTGAAAAAGAAACTACTATTAATATCCCTAATGCTAATCCAATTACCAAACCTATCACACCAGCTATAATATCTCTTCCAGGTAATCTCTCTAAAAGATTTTCAAAGTTTATAACAATTTTCACAATTTGGTCAACTATAATCGGTATTAAAATGAATCCTATAAAAGCACCAACTATTATACCATGAATATTGTTATTTGAAATAATATTATCTAAATTAAATGTTAATTTTTCAGATAAGCCAAAAAAGCCAACTATCTGATAACCTAGAACTGCTCCTAGAACTGTAAAAATAAATCTTAAGAATTTATTTATCATTATTTCACCCCCTTTAATTAATATTTATATAATTTATTATCTATAAACGTAAAACGCCAGGCTAACCTGACGTTGTTTTTATTCCTCTTCAAAATCCTGCTCATCAAAAATAGTATTAATTTTTTCTTCAATATCTTTTTCAGTTTTATCTTCAGCTAAAACTAGTTCACTAATTAAAATTTGACGTGAATTACTTAACATTTTCTTCTCACCAGTAGACAGTCCTTTAATAATATCTCGAATAGTTAAATTTCTTACTACTTCTGCTACTTCAAATATATCCCCTGTTTTAATCTTTTCAGTATTAGCTCTAAAGCGTCTATTCCAATTTTGCGACATTTCACTCTGCTCACCTTTTAAAACCTGATAAACTTTAGGAACAATTTCTTCAGATATTACACTGCGCAAACCAATATCATCTACATTATCCTTAGGAATCATAACTTTCATCTCACCAATAGGTAGTTGCATAATATAATATTGCTTTTTTTCCCCTAAAATTTCTTTTTCTTCTATATCTACAATTGTTCCAGCACCATGATTCGGATAAACAATTCTATCCCCAATTTCAAACATTTAATATAACCCTCCATTCAATGCATAATAATCCTATACAATTATAACATTTCTAATCTTTAATGTCAATGAATAACACTATATATGCCGATCTAATAATACTTGGTCTCTCAATCTTTTTAAACCTTCCTTTATAGCTTGAGCTCTAACTTCTCCAATACCATCAACATCATCAAGTTCATCAATAGAAGCATTTAAAACCTCTTGAAAATCACCAAATACATCAACTAAATTATCTATAACGGCCATTGGTAAGCGTGGAATTTTTCTCAACAAACGATAACCTCTAGGAGAAATCGATAAATCTAGAGCATTCATATTCCCACCATAACCTAAATGTTTACTTATTGTAGCTAGACTTAACAATTCATCAGAAGAATAAGCAGAGAATTTTT is a genomic window of Orenia marismortui DSM 5156 containing:
- a CDS encoding Mini-ribonuclease 3, translating into MLDKLINFPKRPNLLSPATMAYIGDSVFELFIRNLLLERKIVKPNDLHKEAIKYVNATSQSNLLKHLKGDLSDEELSIVRRGRNIKTGVPQNADPVDYQYSTAFEALIGYLYLAGKEDRLIELFTKIKEMI
- the cysS gene encoding cysteine--tRNA ligase, translated to MKIYNSLSREKETFLPIEDGKVKIYSCGPTVYDYFHIGNARAFLLPDIIKRYLEYKGYEVLHVMNFTDIDDKMISRANEEGISIEKLADRFIKAFFDDIENLNIKKADIYPKATDHISDMINMIKELVDGGFAYESDGDVYFRVDKFTEYGKLSNRKLEDLIAGARVEVNDKKENPLDFVLWKESKEGEPSWDSPWGLGRPGWHIECSVMSTRYLGTKFDIHTGGVDLTFPHHENEIAQSEACCSHQVVNYWMHNGYINIDGEKMSKSLGNFFTTREILDKYQPEVVRFFLISKHYRSPINFSDKELDDAAKSLMKLQNIYQKLNSLADKYIVDGELRGDQLLKIIKEKETKLIEAMDDDFNTALAIGSLHELAKELNRFINSDNFELTQEVKVVLEEGRKLLELFGKDILGILVEQQEKDNELVEPLIELLLEFRNKVRSKKEYELADEIRDKLDELGIEVKDSPQGVEWSYK
- the cysE gene encoding serine O-acetyltransferase, with the protein product MLGKINNDIKVVFERDPAATSLLEVLLTYSGFHAILFYRLAHPLYNLGLRLLPRIISQLARFLTGIEIHPGAKIGSGFFIDHGMGVVIGETTEIGDNVTIYQGVTLGGTGKEDGKRHPTLGNNVMVSAGAKILGSIKIGNNVRVGAGAVVLKPVPDNCTVVGIPGRIVVKDGKRIKGKCIDLEHGNLPDPVQEMLNCMSKRIRKLEEKNNTC
- the gltX gene encoding glutamate--tRNA ligase, with product MSDVRVRFAPSPTGQIHIGNIRTALFNYLFAKKNNGTFILRIEDTDRERSTSEFEEVIHKEMEWLGLDWDEGVGVGGNYGPYRQMERLDTYDEYVQNLLDDDLAYHCYCTPEELDEMREEQRKNGEPPRYTGKCRCLTQEERDELEAEGRNPVVRFKVSEETKDIIVDDLIRGRVSFSSDVIDDFVIVKSDGIPTYNFAVVVDDHLMEISHVIRGEDHLSNTPKQQLLYDALGWESPRFAHLSMILGTDKSKLSKRSGEAYVYVSEYRKKGYLPEALINFLSLLGWSPDGDEEILAKKEIIEQFSIDRVNKSAAVFDVEKLNWMNGMYIRSAELEKIVDLAKPYIKEAGYDLSDKSDEWIGFLVDTVRGSLDHVSEIADHLDIFFGDLTYTDKEKAIEDFKQEKVDLVFETLKDRIKSLDSLDPELIKKMLKQTLKDLPVGGRVFYHPTRFALTGKGSGPELYNVIALLGKEECINRLDQALALR
- a CDS encoding HutP family protein, producing MLVKELMSQNTITVSPDATIEEAERLMSVNSIGTLVVVQGQKVAGIVTDGDLVQQHNLDVLIKTVMKEDVITIYENKSIQEAAQVLSDNQISGVPVLNEDDKLVGIITSSDIVSGYVKEERTAKLSPESSAIYLSMTRSREYENYWLDKIKGYGYRVAITQTGANAENLPIKLRESTTVAAIARGVVRENLREKMAVSNAVKDAYTQLNLVNPGLGGGFKVAIVRGEGRLAVAVFGKFGHALVDGPEQLSVGMSVI
- the ispF gene encoding 2-C-methyl-D-erythritol 2,4-cyclodiphosphate synthase: MRVGIGFDVHKLVEDGDLILGGVTIDYSLGLLGHSDADVLLHAIKDALLGAIGEGDIGRHFPDTDPQYKGISSLKLLKEVANLIEDKGYILNNLDTTIIAQKPKLAPYIERMQRNIAEVLRVDINKINLKATTTEGLGFIGKKEGIAAQAIVSVVERKGL
- the ispD gene encoding 2-C-methyl-D-erythritol 4-phosphate cytidylyltransferase, with the translated sequence MKLSVVIPAAGQGRRMGADKNKQFLLLNGEPILAHTISKFQNCSYINEIIIVAKNQEISYCQKEIVDKYDFDKVKKLIIGGETRQKSVYNGIKEVSADSNFILIHDGARPLLTNQIIENIITEVVNYQAVAVGVAVKDTIKIVNQDKYIMDTPKRDNLIAIQTPQCFSKTMILDAYQKAFKENFIGTDSSSLVERLGQRVKVIKGSYENLKITTPEDLQFAERILSRR
- a CDS encoding PIN/TRAM domain-containing protein, yielding MINKFLRFIFTVLGAVLGYQIVGFFGLSEKLTFNLDNIISNNNIHGIIVGAFIGFILIPIIVDQIVKIVINFENLLERLPGRDIIAGVIGLVIGLALGILIVVSFSIQSIPKFGLVIQILINLILGYLGASVAINKSEELFNNLIQVHKEDKSLEVSPLQGLEATYKILDTSAIIDGRISDICQSSFVEGVLVIPKFVLEELQHIADSPDLLKRNRGRRGLDILKKIQKELDIPVEIYDQDFHDIDEVDSKLVKLAKILNGKVVTNDYNLNKVAELQGVSVLNINQLANAVKPVVLPGEEMKVKVIKDGKEPGQGIGYLDDGTMIVVEEGRDYIGDKIDVLVTSILQTSAGRMIFAKPKLLARKAL
- a CDS encoding CarD family transcriptional regulator, whose translation is MFEIGDRIVYPNHGAGTIVDIEEKEILGEKKQYYIMQLPIGEMKVMIPKDNVDDIGLRSVISEEIVPKVYQVLKGEQSEMSQNWNRRFRANTEKIKTGDIFEVAEVVRNLTIRDIIKGLSTGEKKMLSNSRQILISELVLAEDKTEKDIEEKINTIFDEQDFEEE